From Halotia branconii CENA392, the proteins below share one genomic window:
- the lepA gene encoding translation elongation factor 4: protein MTDVPAVRIRNFCIIAHIDHGKSTLADRLLQATGTVDERQMKQQFLDNMDLERERGITIKLQAARMNYQAKDGQQYVLNLIDTPGHVDFSYEVSRSLVACEGALLVVDASQGVEAQTLANVYLALEHDLEIIPVLNKIDLPGAEPDRVIGEIEEIIGLDCSGAILASAKEGIGIDEILEAVVERVPPPKNTINERLRALIFDSYYDSYRGVIVYFRVMDGSLKKGDRIYLIASEKEYEIDELGVLSPTQKQVEELHAGEVGYLGAAIKAVADARVGDTITLTKAKAESPLPGYSEAKPMVFCGMFPIDADQFEDLREALEKLRLNDAALQYEPETSSAMGFGFRCGFLGLLHMEIVQERLEREYNLDLIITAPSVVYKVFTVKGEELYVDNPSHLPAPNDREKIEEPYVKVEMITPETYVGSLMELSQNRRGVFKDMKYLTQGRTTLTYELPLAEVVTDFFDQMKSRSRGYASMEYHLIGYRENPLVKLDIMINGDPVDSLAMIVHRDKAYNVGRAMAEKLKELIPRHQFKVPIQASIGSKVIASEHIPALRKDVLAKCYGGDISRKKKLLQKQAKGKKRMKSVGTVDVPQEAFMAVLRLDQI from the coding sequence ATGACTGATGTTCCCGCAGTTCGCATTCGCAATTTTTGTATTATTGCTCATATCGATCATGGGAAATCTACCCTGGCCGATCGCTTACTGCAAGCTACTGGCACTGTTGACGAGCGACAGATGAAGCAACAGTTTCTCGACAACATGGATCTAGAACGGGAGCGCGGCATTACGATTAAGCTGCAAGCTGCCCGAATGAATTATCAGGCTAAAGATGGTCAGCAGTATGTGCTGAATTTAATTGATACGCCTGGACATGTGGATTTTTCTTATGAAGTGTCCCGGAGTCTGGTAGCTTGTGAAGGGGCATTATTGGTAGTAGACGCGTCTCAAGGTGTCGAGGCGCAGACTTTGGCGAATGTATACTTAGCTCTTGAGCATGATCTAGAAATTATCCCGGTTTTAAATAAAATTGATTTGCCTGGGGCAGAACCAGATCGGGTAATTGGCGAAATTGAAGAAATTATTGGTTTAGATTGCAGTGGTGCAATTTTGGCTTCTGCTAAAGAAGGCATTGGCATTGACGAGATTTTAGAAGCAGTTGTAGAGCGTGTACCACCACCAAAAAATACGATCAATGAACGTTTACGGGCATTGATTTTTGATAGCTATTACGACAGCTACCGAGGAGTGATTGTCTATTTTCGGGTAATGGATGGCTCGTTGAAAAAAGGCGATCGCATTTATCTAATAGCATCTGAAAAAGAATACGAAATTGACGAGTTGGGCGTTCTCTCTCCTACCCAAAAACAAGTTGAAGAACTACACGCAGGGGAAGTAGGCTATTTAGGTGCAGCAATTAAAGCTGTAGCTGATGCGCGGGTGGGAGATACTATAACTTTAACTAAAGCCAAAGCAGAATCACCCTTACCCGGTTACTCAGAAGCTAAACCAATGGTCTTTTGTGGGATGTTTCCCATCGATGCTGACCAATTTGAAGATTTGCGCGAAGCCTTAGAAAAACTTAGACTCAACGACGCAGCACTGCAATATGAACCAGAAACTTCCAGCGCGATGGGTTTTGGCTTTCGTTGTGGATTCTTGGGCTTACTGCACATGGAAATTGTCCAAGAACGCCTAGAGCGAGAGTACAACTTAGATTTAATTATTACAGCTCCTTCAGTGGTTTATAAAGTATTTACTGTTAAAGGCGAAGAACTGTACGTTGATAATCCCAGCCACTTACCAGCACCTAACGATCGCGAAAAAATTGAAGAACCCTACGTCAAAGTAGAGATGATTACCCCCGAAACTTACGTTGGTAGTTTAATGGAGTTGTCGCAAAATCGGCGTGGTGTATTCAAAGACATGAAATATCTCACTCAAGGACGCACTACACTGACTTACGAATTGCCTTTAGCAGAAGTAGTCACCGACTTTTTTGATCAAATGAAGTCGCGATCGCGGGGTTATGCCAGTATGGAATATCACCTCATCGGCTACCGTGAAAATCCTTTGGTGAAGCTAGATATCATGATTAACGGCGATCCTGTGGATTCCTTAGCGATGATTGTTCACCGAGATAAAGCGTATAACGTCGGCCGAGCAATGGCCGAAAAACTTAAAGAACTGATTCCCCGCCATCAATTTAAAGTGCCAATTCAAGCATCAATTGGTAGTAAAGTGATCGCCAGCGAACATATTCCCGCTTTGCGGAAAGATGTATTAGCTAAATGCTACGGCGGTGACATTAGCCGCAAGAAAAAACTTTTACAGAAACAGGCAAAAGGTAAAAAGCGAATGAAGTCTGTGGGAACGGTGGATGTACCTCAAGAAGCTTTTATGGCCGTTCTGCGTTTAGATCAAATATAA
- a CDS encoding DUF928 domain-containing protein has translation MKLFLSLALGYAAFLTSQSLVLAVPAPVSSTHSKKTLAQTVRFSPPQPPPSPPPGGRTRGGARRTPLCLEVKPQLTALVPSTESPPTVTNVWGWTTKTNPTLWFYMPYTKDSAYPTEFVLQDQQSNPIYQQAIALPSQPGVISISLPTNAPKMDVNKQYRWFLTVYCDQQKQSPPIYVEGVIQRVNINPKVTQQLQTATPLQQSAIYAQNGIWHDALTTLAQLRQKDPQDKALKTAWRDLLTSIGLDDIVAKPILPEKSE, from the coding sequence ATGAAACTATTTTTATCATTAGCTTTAGGATACGCAGCTTTCTTAACTAGCCAAAGCTTAGTATTGGCAGTACCTGCACCAGTATCTTCAACTCACAGTAAGAAAACTCTTGCCCAAACTGTACGCTTTTCACCACCCCAACCGCCACCATCTCCCCCACCTGGAGGCCGCACCCGTGGTGGAGCTAGGCGAACTCCTTTATGTCTAGAGGTCAAACCTCAACTTACTGCTTTAGTACCTTCTACTGAATCACCTCCTACAGTAACTAATGTTTGGGGATGGACAACAAAAACAAATCCAACTTTGTGGTTTTACATGCCATATACCAAAGATTCTGCCTATCCGACTGAATTTGTCCTTCAAGATCAGCAGTCTAACCCAATTTATCAACAAGCGATCGCTCTACCCAGTCAACCAGGAGTTATTAGTATTTCTCTGCCTACAAACGCCCCCAAAATGGATGTCAATAAACAATACCGCTGGTTTTTGACTGTCTATTGCGATCAACAGAAGCAATCGCCCCCGATTTATGTAGAAGGAGTGATTCAACGAGTTAATATCAATCCCAAAGTTACCCAACAATTACAAACAGCAACACCTCTACAGCAGTCTGCGATCTATGCCCAAAATGGAATTTGGCATGATGCACTGACAACACTGGCACAACTGCGTCAAAAAGATCCTCAAGATAAGGCACTTAAGACCGCATGGAGAGATTTGCTGACTAGCATCGGCTTAGATGATATTGTGGCAAAACCAATTCTTCCCGAAAAATCTGAATGA
- a CDS encoding transposase produces the protein MLDILSLLQCLLPQINATTMRRMNQIIMAMLAMSGRATMLGISRWTDIGGSYRTMLRFFHTVIPWATLFWLFFRKHLWRKDEVYLLAGDEVVVSKSGKQTYGLDRFFSSLVNKPISGLSFFVLSLVSVEQRQSFPIQIEQVIKSNTKTNIQLSSEKIKTKEKRGRGRPKGSKNKNKTEVIFTSELLLIKKMINSLFKLVANFIPLTYLVVDGHFGNNNALQMARQVNLHIISKLRHDSALYIPYENPDYHKRSRRKYGDKLDYSNIPDKYLSKSSIEDEIQSDIYQATLLHKEFAQALNVVILVKTNLKTNVRSHVVLFSSDLELSFEKIIDYYKLRFQIEFNFRDAKQFWGLEDFMNLRQTAVTNAANFAFFMVNLSHHLLADFRLINPGSGIIDLKAHYRGFRYIHEILKMLPEIPEPILLNQIFAKLTSLGRIHPVSTGVEPS, from the coding sequence ATGTTGGACATCCTATCACTGTTACAATGCCTGCTACCGCAGATCAACGCTACGACGATGCGCCGAATGAACCAGATCATCATGGCCATGTTAGCAATGAGCGGCCGAGCCACCATGTTGGGAATTTCTCGTTGGACAGACATTGGTGGTAGTTATCGGACAATGTTGAGATTTTTTCATACAGTAATACCTTGGGCAACATTGTTTTGGCTGTTTTTTCGTAAACATTTATGGCGAAAGGATGAAGTATATTTGCTTGCCGGAGATGAAGTTGTAGTCAGCAAGTCGGGTAAACAGACTTATGGGTTGGATAGATTCTTCTCTAGCCTAGTAAACAAACCTATATCAGGGCTATCTTTCTTTGTCTTGTCGTTAGTAAGTGTTGAGCAAAGACAGTCATTTCCGATTCAAATAGAACAAGTAATCAAGAGTAATACTAAAACAAATATTCAGTTGTCAAGCGAAAAAATAAAAACCAAAGAAAAACGTGGACGTGGACGACCAAAAGGGAGTAAAAACAAAAATAAAACCGAAGTGATATTCACATCTGAACTATTGCTAATTAAAAAGATGATTAATTCACTATTCAAGTTAGTAGCTAATTTTATTCCCCTAACATACTTGGTAGTAGATGGTCATTTTGGTAACAACAACGCTTTACAGATGGCACGACAAGTGAACTTGCACATAATTTCCAAGTTGCGCCACGATTCAGCATTATATATCCCTTATGAAAATCCTGACTATCATAAACGCTCTCGTCGTAAATACGGTGACAAACTAGACTATAGTAATATACCTGACAAATATTTATCTAAAAGTAGCATTGAGGATGAGATTCAAAGTGATATTTATCAAGCCACTCTCCTTCACAAAGAATTTGCCCAAGCTCTAAATGTAGTGATTTTAGTCAAAACCAATCTTAAGACTAATGTTCGTAGCCATGTAGTTCTATTCTCCAGTGACCTGGAATTATCATTTGAAAAAATAATTGATTATTACAAACTCCGCTTTCAAATCGAGTTTAACTTCCGTGATGCAAAGCAGTTTTGGGGGTTGGAAGATTTTATGAATCTGAGGCAAACTGCGGTAACTAACGCTGCTAATTTCGCATTTTTTATGGTTAATTTATCTCATCATCTTCTCGCTGATTTTCGCCTCATTAATCCCGGCTCCGGCATTATTGACCTTAAGGCTCATTATCGTGGCTTTCGATATATCCATGAAATTTTAAAAATGCTTCCAGAAATCCCTGAGCCTATTTTATTAAACCAGATTTTTGCCAAGCTTACTTCTTTAGGACGCATTCATCCCGTTTCTACGGGCGTTGAACCCTCGTAA
- a CDS encoding DUF1822 family protein translates to MNNTTYDLDNFALPLPISQAARKIAQQFANQQPTPEKAQQVRLNTLAVSVVNDYLQMMEIPTAIGASDSWNPIMQLSTNVADLEIPSIGRLECRPVSLHDQVCLVPPETWEERVGYVVVQIDESLQEAKLLGFSRNVTTETLPLSQLQPLEALIDRLEQLRTSPLKTLVNLSQWFANQCDAGWQTVESLWDLVESQPAYAFRSAVTPEATFLNQSEAITRRAKLIDLGITIIDQPVMLIVEINPEANQQTNICLQLHSTGNQLYLPTKVKLIVLDESGAVFLEAEARSADNYIQLQFRGEIQERFSVQVSFDDMSIIENFII, encoded by the coding sequence ATGAATAACACCACCTATGATCTAGATAATTTCGCTTTACCTCTACCGATTTCTCAAGCAGCACGCAAAATTGCTCAACAGTTTGCCAATCAACAGCCAACTCCCGAAAAAGCGCAACAAGTTCGCCTGAATACTCTAGCTGTATCGGTGGTAAATGATTATTTGCAAATGATGGAAATTCCTACTGCTATTGGAGCCAGTGATAGTTGGAATCCTATTATGCAATTAAGTACCAATGTGGCTGATTTAGAGATTCCTTCGATTGGTCGTCTGGAGTGTCGCCCTGTAAGTTTGCACGATCAAGTATGTCTAGTTCCCCCAGAAACTTGGGAAGAACGAGTGGGTTATGTTGTGGTGCAAATTGACGAATCTCTGCAAGAAGCAAAACTACTAGGATTTAGCCGTAATGTCACTACAGAAACATTGCCATTGAGCCAACTACAACCGCTAGAAGCATTAATTGATCGCTTGGAACAACTAAGAACTTCACCACTCAAGACTCTGGTGAATTTGAGTCAGTGGTTTGCTAATCAATGTGATGCTGGCTGGCAAACTGTTGAATCTTTGTGGGACTTAGTGGAATCTCAACCAGCTTACGCCTTTCGTAGTGCAGTAACTCCTGAAGCAACATTTCTCAATCAGTCAGAAGCAATTACCAGAAGAGCAAAACTAATTGATTTGGGTATTACAATCATTGACCAACCTGTAATGTTGATTGTAGAAATCAACCCTGAAGCTAATCAACAAACTAATATTTGTTTACAGTTACACTCCACAGGTAATCAACTTTACTTACCAACAAAAGTAAAACTGATTGTTTTGGATGAGTCGGGAGCAGTATTTTTGGAAGCCGAAGCTAGAAGTGCAGACAACTACATTCAGTTACAATTTAGAGGTGAAATTCAAGAGCGTTTTAGCGTTCAGGTATCATTTGATGATATGAGTATTATAGAAAACTTTATAATTTAA
- a CDS encoding CHAT domain-containing protein produces MTKPFGQGTSNRQQATVHLLLYFLLALLCVLASPVLAKVPDVTTSLSQQKNVNITSLQQGKVLYDAGRFAEAAQVLQQVAQKYRQQGDDLRLATTLSNLSLAYQQLGAWTQAQQTITESLNLLKGQEKSQNFLAQSLDIQGRLQLAMGQTQQALATWQQTAKIYQQTENHSGVVRSQINQAQAWRTQGFYRRAVEILEKTTQKLQSQPDSVEKAVGWRSLGDALLVAGDQKNSRLALEQSLKIAQSLQSRTQIGASLFSLGNNARIRQQDPEAIAYYQKTFQVSPSPITKVQAQLNQLSLLIQTKQLAEIEPLLTSIQSQLDQLPPSRAAIYAQINYAQSLMKVLSPDVEFLSRKSVSAISTQNLGKLLAASIKQSRSLGDQRAEAYGLLSLGHLYEKTHQWSEAQTLTEQALILAQTTNASDIAYRLEWQLARLLKAQKDIKGAIAAYDAAVETIHTLRSDLVAINQDVQFNFRDSVEPIYRQSVELLLQSQSGKLDEKILDKARQRIEALQLAELDNFFQEACLQGNSISLDQIVDQDNPTAAILYPIILPDQFQVIVKIPNQPLRHYSTNISYQEVDKIIAKVRKTLINPTATNAVKIQSQQVYNWLIKPIESELSASGVKTLVFVLDGALRNLPMSSLYDGQQFLVEKYAIALSVGLQLQNPKPLVRQELRALTAGLTQPPANFPNFAPLPGIESEVQLIASAGVSTTNLLNQDFTRKALENEVNTSPFNVIHLATHGQFSSRAENTFILAADGPINVTQFDTLLRSRDDTQPGAVELLVLSACQTAAGDDRAALGLAGAAVRAGARSTLASLWQIDDESTALFVGAFYRELKDGNITKAEALRRAQLQLLKHPNYRAPSFWSAYVLIGNWL; encoded by the coding sequence ATGACCAAGCCCTTTGGGCAGGGAACAAGCAACAGGCAACAGGCAACAGTACATTTACTATTGTATTTTTTGTTAGCTTTGCTGTGCGTCCTCGCTTCTCCTGTATTAGCAAAAGTTCCAGATGTGACCACCTCTTTATCCCAACAGAAAAATGTAAATATTACAAGTTTGCAACAAGGCAAAGTGTTATACGATGCTGGACGTTTTGCCGAAGCAGCGCAAGTATTACAGCAGGTAGCCCAAAAATACAGGCAACAAGGAGATGATCTGAGATTAGCTACTACCCTAAGCAACTTATCTCTTGCTTATCAACAATTGGGTGCATGGACTCAGGCGCAGCAGACAATTACAGAAAGCTTAAATTTGCTAAAAGGACAAGAAAAAAGCCAAAATTTCTTAGCTCAATCGCTGGATATTCAAGGTCGTCTGCAACTAGCGATGGGACAGACACAACAAGCATTAGCAACTTGGCAACAAACAGCGAAAATTTACCAGCAAACAGAAAATCATAGTGGCGTAGTGCGATCGCAGATCAATCAAGCACAAGCATGGCGAACTCAAGGATTTTACCGTCGGGCAGTTGAAATACTCGAAAAGACAACTCAAAAATTACAATCTCAACCAGATTCAGTAGAAAAGGCAGTAGGATGGCGATCGCTTGGTGATGCCCTTTTAGTTGCTGGAGATCAAAAAAACTCCCGCCTTGCCCTAGAACAAAGTCTAAAGATTGCTCAAAGTCTGCAATCTCGTACACAAATTGGCGCAAGTCTTTTTAGTTTGGGAAACAACGCACGGATACGTCAACAAGATCCAGAAGCGATCGCCTACTATCAAAAAACATTTCAAGTCTCACCCTCACCCATCACTAAAGTTCAAGCCCAACTCAATCAACTCAGCCTACTAATCCAGACAAAACAATTAGCAGAAATTGAACCTTTATTAACATCAATTCAATCTCAACTTGACCAACTTCCTCCCAGCCGTGCTGCCATCTACGCTCAGATTAACTATGCTCAAAGCTTGATGAAAGTCCTCAGTCCTGATGTTGAATTTTTGAGTCGCAAATCTGTTTCAGCAATCAGCACTCAGAACCTAGGAAAATTACTTGCTGCTAGCATCAAGCAATCTCGCAGTTTAGGCGATCAACGAGCCGAAGCTTACGGACTTTTGAGTTTGGGTCATTTATACGAGAAAACCCACCAGTGGTCAGAGGCACAAACTCTCACCGAACAGGCATTAATTTTGGCTCAAACAACTAATGCATCAGACATCGCCTATAGATTAGAGTGGCAGTTAGCTAGATTGCTAAAGGCACAAAAAGATATTAAAGGAGCGATCGCCGCTTATGATGCAGCTGTAGAAACTATTCATACTTTACGCAGTGACTTAGTAGCTATCAATCAAGACGTGCAATTTAACTTTCGAGACAGTGTCGAACCGATCTATCGACAGTCAGTAGAGTTATTACTCCAATCCCAGTCTGGAAAATTAGATGAAAAAATCTTAGATAAAGCACGCCAGCGGATTGAAGCCTTGCAGTTAGCAGAATTAGATAACTTCTTTCAAGAAGCTTGCTTACAAGGAAATAGCATCAGCCTTGATCAAATAGTAGATCAAGATAATCCCACTGCTGCCATCCTTTACCCGATTATTCTTCCCGACCAATTCCAGGTAATTGTCAAAATTCCTAACCAACCTCTACGGCATTACAGTACCAATATTTCCTACCAAGAAGTAGACAAAATTATCGCAAAAGTGCGAAAAACTCTGATCAATCCCACTGCTACTAACGCCGTCAAAATTCAATCGCAGCAAGTTTATAATTGGCTAATCAAACCCATTGAATCAGAATTATCAGCCAGTGGAGTGAAAACTCTTGTATTTGTGCTGGATGGAGCATTGCGTAATTTACCAATGTCATCACTTTATGATGGTCAGCAATTCTTAGTAGAAAAATATGCGATCGCCCTCAGCGTTGGTCTACAACTCCAAAATCCCAAACCCTTGGTGCGTCAGGAACTGAGAGCCTTAACTGCTGGTTTAACTCAGCCCCCTGCAAATTTTCCCAATTTTGCGCCATTGCCAGGCATTGAGTCTGAAGTTCAACTCATTGCCAGCGCCGGAGTCTCAACAACCAATTTGTTGAATCAAGATTTCACCCGCAAAGCATTAGAGAACGAAGTAAATACTTCCCCATTTAATGTTATCCATTTAGCAACTCATGGTCAGTTTAGTTCTCGTGCTGAAAACACCTTTATTTTGGCTGCCGACGGTCCCATAAATGTCACCCAATTCGATACTCTTCTTCGCAGTCGGGATGACACCCAACCAGGAGCAGTAGAACTGTTAGTTTTAAGCGCTTGCCAAACAGCAGCAGGAGATGATCGTGCAGCCCTTGGTTTGGCAGGAGCAGCAGTCAGAGCAGGGGCGCGCAGCACCTTGGCATCCCTGTGGCAAATTGATGATGAATCGACAGCCTTATTTGTAGGTGCTTTTTACAGAGAACTCAAGGATGGCAATATTACTAAAGCTGAAGCTCTGCGCCGCGCCCAACTGCAACTGCTAAAACATCCCAATTACCGCGCTCCCAGCTTTTGGTCTGCTTATGTGTTGATTGGAAATTGGTTGTAG
- a CDS encoding sigma-70 family RNA polymerase sigma factor has translation MVEFDEQLRCLAAQVCGHPPGSPQRQKLLTQIIRLTSKRLWRENTPYYQDALQQTWLYFCRNICEGLTGQKYDPTYGSVITWLNAYLKRRLQDFYLNQHREQATIVTPKVHQFGSSGNSEIIDPVDNLPATPQVPPILEHLEIWVKKDSDGELSNTHIKGHPKVNCQVLILKRLPPEVSWKELSQEFGLPIPTLSSFYQRQCLPRLRKFAELEGLL, from the coding sequence ATGGTTGAATTTGATGAACAGCTACGCTGTTTAGCTGCCCAAGTCTGTGGGCATCCACCTGGAAGCCCTCAGCGTCAGAAGCTACTCACGCAAATCATCCGCTTGACTTCCAAAAGACTTTGGAGGGAAAATACACCTTATTATCAAGATGCATTACAACAAACTTGGTTATATTTTTGTCGTAACATTTGCGAAGGTTTGACAGGACAAAAATATGATCCTACTTATGGCAGTGTGATTACTTGGTTAAATGCTTACCTCAAACGCAGACTACAAGACTTTTATCTAAACCAGCACCGAGAACAAGCTACAATCGTTACTCCTAAGGTTCACCAATTTGGATCGAGTGGAAACAGTGAAATTATTGACCCTGTAGATAACCTGCCAGCTACTCCTCAAGTTCCCCCGATTTTAGAACATTTGGAGATATGGGTTAAAAAAGACTCAGATGGGGAACTAAGTAATACTCATATTAAAGGGCATCCAAAGGTAAATTGTCAGGTATTAATTCTCAAACGCTTACCCCCAGAAGTGAGTTGGAAAGAATTATCTCAAGAATTTGGCTTACCAATTCCTACATTAAGCAGTTTTTATCAGCGTCAGTGCTTACCGCGCTTACGAAAGTTTGCTGAATTGGAGGGTTTGTTATGA